Part of the Sphingomonas morindae genome, GCCTCGCCACGCTGGCGGTGCATGCCGGCGATCATGTGCGCGCGGGTCAGCCGATCGGCAGGGCGGGCGCGACGGCGCCGCGCCTGACGGTGGAGCTGCGCCGCGGGCGCCGCCCGATCGATGTGCTCGCCGTCGCTCAGGCGGGATAGGCCTCGCCGCGCCGCGCCCGGCACCCTAGCCAAGGATGGCCAAGGAGGAGAAAAGCCGCTTTTATAAGCGCATGCCCATGTCCGCTCTTGTCGCCGCGCTACTCGCGGCCGCCGCCCCCGCCTCCGGCTCCGGCTCCACTTTTCTGGCGGTCGATCCCATGATCGGCACGGGCGGCGAGGGCCACACCTTTCCCGGTGCCGTCGCGCCCTTCGGCATGGTGCAACTGAGCCCGGATACCGACACCAGCCACCAGATTCGCGACGCCTATAAATGGGCGGCGGGCTATCGCTACACCGATCCCACCATCCAGGGCTTCAGCCACACCCATTTTTCCGGCGCGGGCCATTCCGATCTCGGCGATGTGCTGGTGATGCCCGTCTCCGGCTCGATCGTGCCGCTGGAGGCGGGCGATGCGAGCCGGCCGGGATCGGGCTATCGCTCGCGCTTCGATCATCGCACCGAACGCGCCGAGCCGGGCTATTACGCCGTCACCCTGGCCGATTCCAAGGTGCGCGCGGAAGTGACGGCGGGGCTCCGGGTCGGCGTGCACCGCTATCGCTTCGCGCCCGGCGCCGAGGCGCATCTCGTGCTGGATCTGCGCACCTCCCTCTATGATTATCCGGGCAAAATCCTCTGGTCCTCGCTCCGCCTCCATCCCGACGGCACCATCACCGGCAGCCGCCAGACGCGGGGCTGGGCGCCCGATCGTCAGCTCTTCTTCGCGCTGCGCACCTCGGCGCCGATCGTCGGGCATGGCTTCGAGGATCGCGAAGGCGCGATCGCCTATAAGGGTTTCCAAGGCCCTGGCCGGGGCCGCGACGATGTCGCCGAGCGCAGCGGCCGGGCGCTGGTGGCGCGGCTCGATTTCGGCCGGCTCGCCGCGCCGCTGGAGGTGAAGGTCGCGCTCTCCTCGGTCGACGAGGCCGGGGCGATCGCCAATCTCGATTCGGAGCCCGGCGATTTCGATGCGATCCGCGCCGCCACGCGGGCCCGCTGGGAGGCCGCGCTCGATGCGCTCACCCTCACCGGCCCCGCGCCGCTGCGCCGTTCGGTCGCCACCGCCTTCTACCACACGCTCATCGCGCCCTCGCTCGCCGGCGATGCGGACGGGCGGTGGCGCGGCCCCGACAATCAGGTCCACCAGGCGCGCGGCTATGATTTCCACTCCACCTTCTCGCTCTGGGATACGTTCCGCGCCGAGCATCCGCTGCTCACGCTCGTCCAGCCGCCGGCGCGCACCGCCGCCTTTGTGCGCTCGCTGGTCGATAGCCAGGCGGTCAGCCCCTTCGGCATCCTCCCCATCTGGCAGTTTCAGGGACGCGAGACCTGGACGATGATCGGCTATCACGCCGTGCCCGTGATCGCCGACGCCATCCTCAAGGACATGCCCGGCATCGATGCCGAGGCCGCGCTGAAGGCCATGGTGGCGAGCGCCGACTATGCCCCTTATGGCGGGCTCGGGGACTATATGCGCTACGGCTATGTGCCGATCGACCGCGAGCCCGAGGCGGCCTCCAAGACGGTCGAATATGCCTATGACGATTGGACGATCGCGCGCGTCGCCGCCAAGCTCGGCCATGCCGATCTCGCGCGCCGCTTCACCGCGCGCGCCGGGAATTGGCGCAACAGCTTCGATCCCGCCACCGGCTTCGTGCGCGCGCGGCTGGCGAGCGGCGCCTTCCGCACGCCCTTCGATCCCACGGCGATCAACTATGGCTCGGACTATACCGAGGGCAATGCCTGGCAATATAGCTGGTTCGTGCCGCAGGATCAGGCGGCGCTGATTGCCGCCATGGGCGGCGACGCCGCCACCGTCCGCAAGCTTGACGCCATGTTCGATTATGACAACTCCAAGCTGGACTACAGCCATGCCGAGGATATCGCTGGGCTGATCGGCCAGTATATCCATGGCAACGAACCCAGCCACCATGTGGCCTATCTGTATGATTATGCGGGCCAGCCTTGGCGCACCCAGGAACGGCTCGCGCAGATCGTGGGCAGCCAGTATAAGCCGACGCCGGACGGGCTCGCCGGCAATGACGATCTCGGCCAGATGTCCGCCTGGCTCGTCTTCACCGCGCTCGGCTTCTATCCGGTCACGCCCGGCAGCGGCGAATATGTGATCGGCCGCCCCTTTCTCGATCGGGCGACGCTGGCTTTGCCCAATGGCCGGCGCTTCACCATGGAGGCGCGCCATCTGTCGGCCGCCAACCGCTATGTCGGATCGGTCACGCTCAATGGCCGGCCGCTCGCGCGCAGCGTGATCCGCCACGCCGACATCCTTGCCGGCGGCACGCTCGTCTTCACCATGCAGAAGACGCCGAATAGGAAATGGGCGACCGCCCCCGGCGATCGCCCCTATTCGATGAGCAGCGGCGGCTGAGCCGCGCCCCGGCAGACAAGGGGAGCGGCCGCGCCGCCCCCGGCCCGCTCAGATGTGGATCGGCTTGCCCTGCACCGCCATGGCGGCTTCCTTCACCGCTTCCGAATGCGTCGGATGGGCGTGGCAGGTATAGGCGATATCCTCGGAGGTGGCGCCGAATTCCATCGCCTGCGCCGCCTGCGCGATCATCGTGCCCGCCAGCGAGGCGATGATCCACACGCCGAGCACGCGATCCGTCTCCGCGTCCGCGATCACCTTCACAAAGCCGTCGGGCTCGTGGTTGGTCTTGGCGCGGCTATTGGCCAGCATCGGGAACTTGCCCACCTTCACCGCGCCACGCTCGCGCGCCAGCTCCTCGGTGAGGCCAACGCCCGCGATCTCGGGCATGGTATAGACCACGCCGGGGATCACGTCGTGGTTCACGATCCCGGTCAGACCGGCGATATTCTCGGCGACGGCGATGCCCTCATCCTCGGCCTTGTGCGCCAGCATCGGACCGGGAGTCACGTCGCCGATCGCCCAGATGCCCGGCACGCCGGTCGCGAAATCATGATCGACCGCGATCTGGCCCTTGGGGTTGGTGGACAGGCCGGCCTTTTCGAGCGCCAGCCCCTCGGTATTGGAGCGGCGGCCGATCGCCACCAGAACGGCATCGGCCGTCAGCGTCTCGGCGGCGCCGCCAGCGGCGGGCTCCACCGTCAGCGTCGCCCGGCCATCGGCCACCGTCACGCCCGTGACCTTGGTCCCGAGCCGGAGTTCGAGGCCCTGCTTCTTGAAGATCTTGGCGGCTTCCTTGCGGACCTCGGCATCCATGCCCGGCAGCAGCTGGTCGAGGAACTCGACCACCGTCACCTTGGCGCCAAGCCGCTTCCACACCGAGCCAAGCTCGAGCCCGATCACGCCGCCGCCGATCACCACCAGATGCTCGGGCACCTTGGGCAGCTCGAGCGCGCCGGTCGAATCCACCACCACCGTCTGGTCGATCGTGACGCCAGGCAGCGGGGTCACCGAAGAGCCCGTGGCGATCACGATATTCTTGGCCCGCACCGTGCGGCCACCCACTTCGACGCTGTCCGCGCCGGTAAAGGCGGCGCGGCCCTTCAGCCACTCCACCTTGTTCTTCTTGAAGAGATATTCGATGCCGCCGGTGAGGCCCTTCACGGCGTCCTTGCGGCTGCCATGCATCGCATCGAGATCGAGCACCGCCTCGGTCTTGATGCCGAGCTTGGCGAGCTTGCCGCTCGCCGCCTCCTCGAACAGCTCCGAGGCGTGCAGCAGCGCCTTGGAAGGAATGCAGCCGACATTGAGGCAGGTCCCGCCCAGCGTCTCGCGGCTCTCGGCGCAGGCCGTCTTCAGGCCCAGCTGCGCCGCGCGGATCGCGGCGACATAGCCGCCCGGCCCGGCGCCGATCACGAGAACGTCAAAATCATAGTCAGCCATGATGGTCTTTCCGCTGTTCGCGCCGGCGCGTGCCGCCGCCTGCATTCCGGGTCCGGCCGCCGGCCGGGCACGCGGCCCGGCCGGCAGGCGCGGCTTAGAGGTCGATCAGCAGCCGCGTCGGATCCTCGATCGCATTCTTGAGCGCGACGAGGAAGGTCACCGCCTCGCGGCCATCGATCAGCCGGTGATCGTAGCTCAGCGCCAGATACATCATCGGCTTCACCACGACCTGCCCGTTGCGCACCACCGGCCGCTCCTCGATCCGGTGCAGGCCCAGCACCGCCGACTGCGGCGGGTTGATGATCGGAGTCGACATCAGCGAGCCGAACACGCCGCCATTGGAGATGGTGAAGGTGCCGCCCTTCATCTCGTCCATCTTCAGCGTGCCGTCCTTGGCGCGCTTGCCGAAATCGCCGATCGTCTTCTCGATCGTCGCCACCGACATGGTGTGCGCGTCGCGGATCACCGGCACGACCAGGCCGTTCGGCGCCGACACCGCCACCGAGATATCGGCATAGTCGTGATAGACGATGTCGTCGCCCTCGATGAAGGCGTTGACCGAAGGCACGTCGCGCAGCGCCTGGCACGCGGCCTTCACGAAGAAGCCCATGAAGCCGAGCCGCACATTGTGCTTCTTCTCGAACAGATCCTTGTACTTGGCCCGCGCCTCCATGACCGCCGACATATCGACGTCGTTGAAGGTGGTGAGCATCGCGGCGGTGTTCTGCGCCTCCTTGAGGCGGCTCGCCACCGTCTTGCGGAGGCGGGACATGCGCTGCCGCTCCTCGCGGCGCGCGCCGGCGGCGGGCGTCGCCGCGGCCGCGGCCGGCGCCGGGGCGGGACGGCTCTGCGCCGCCTTCACCACATCCTCCTTGGTCAGCCGGCCGCCCGGGCCGGTGCCGCTGAGGCCGGCGGGATCAAGGCCATGCTCGGCCACCGCGCGGCGCACCGAAGGCGACATGGGGAGCGTCTGGCCGCTCTGCGGATCGGCCTCGTGATTGCCATAAGCGGCGGCGGTCGCCTGGGTGCCGGGCTTAGGCGCCTCGGCGGCGGGCGGCGGCACCGTCTCCTCGGCCTTGGCGCGCGGCTCGGTACCGGTGCCGGTCGCGACCTGGCCCGCGCTGGTGCCGCCGCCGGCCTCGATCGTCGCGATCAGGGCGCCGACCTCGACCGTGTCGCCTTCCTGCACCACCAGCGTGCCGATCACGCCGTCGACCGGCGAAGGCACCTCGACCGCCACCTTGTCCGTCTCCAGGCTGGCGATGGGTTCGTCGGCCTTCACCGCCTCGCCCGGCTTCTTGAGCCACTGGCCGAGGGTCGCCTCGGTGATCGATTCGCCGAGCGTCGGCACCTTCACATCGGTGGTCATCTGCTGGTCCTTGTCCTGGATCTTGGTCTTAGCTGGCCTTGGCGAGCTGCGGGGCGGCATCGGTCAGGCCGAGCGCGGCGGCGATCAGCGCCTGCTGCTCGGCGGCATGGCGCTTGGCGAGCCCGGTGGCGGTCGCCGCCGAAGCCTTGCGCCCGGCATAGACCGGCCGCTTGGTCTTGGCGCCGGCCTCGCCCAGGCACTCCTCGATCAGCGATTCGACGAAGAACCAGGAGCCCGCATTTTTCGGCTCCTCCTGCGCCCACACCACCGTCTCGACATTGGGATAGGCGCGCAGCCGCTCCACGATCACGTCCGACGGGAAGGGATAGATCTGCTCGACGCGCAGGATGGCGACATCGCCCAGCCCCGCCTCGTCGCGCGCCTCCATCAGATCATAGGCGACCTTGCCCGAGCAGAGCACCAGCCGGCGCACCTCGGCCTCGGCCGGCGCCTTGGGATCGAACAGCACGCGGTGGAAGCGGCTGTCGCCGGTGAGATCGGCCAGGCTGGAGACCGCCGCCTTGTGCCGCAGCAGCGACTTGGGCGTCATGATGATCAGCGGCTTGCGGAAGTCGCGCGTCATCTGGCGCCGCAGGATGTGGAAATAATTGGCCGGCGTGGTGCAGTTGGCGACCTGGATATTATCCTCGGCGCAGAGCTGGAGATAGCGCTCCAGCCGGGCGGAGCTGTGCTCGGGGCCCTGCCCCTCATAGCCGTGCGGCAGCAGCATCACCAGGCCGTTGGCCCGCAGCCACTTGGCTTCGGACGCGGCGATGAACTGATCGATGATCACCTGCGCGCCGTTGGCGAAATCGCCGAACTGCGCCTCCCACAGCACCAGCGTCTTGGGGTCGGCGCCGGCATAGCCATATTCGAAGCCCAGCACGCCGAACTCGGACAGCGGGCTGTCCAGCACCTGGAACTTGCGGTCCACCTCGGACAGCGGGATATATTTGTGGCCGTCCTTCTGGTCGGTCCAGGCGGCGTGGCGCTGGCTGAAGGTGCCGCGCCCCGAATCCTGGCCCGAAAGCCGCACGCCATAGCCTTCCTGGAGCAGCGTGCCGAAGGCCAGCGCCTCGGCGGTCGCCCAGTCGAAGCCCTCGCCGGTCTCGAACATCTTCTTCTTGGCGTCGAGCACGCGGGCCAGCGTCTTGTGGATGGTGAAGCCATCGGGCACGCCGGTCAGGATCGGCACCAGCGCGTCGATCTGATCCTGCTTGACCGCCGTGGTGCCCGACGGGCCGACCACCGAGACCGGCGCCGAAAGCCCCGCCCAGGCGCCCTCGAACCAGTCCGCCTTGTTGGGACGGTAGCTCTTGCCCGCCTCGAACTCCTGCTCGAGTTCGGCGACGTAGCGCGCCTCCTCGGCCTCGATCCAGGCCTGGTCGACCACGCCCTCCTCCTTCAGCCGCGCGCCATAGACGGCGGACACGGGCGGATGCTTGCGGATCGCCTCGTACATCAGCGGCTGGGTGAAGCCCGGCTCATCGCCCTCATTGTGGCCGAAGCGGCGATAGCACCACATGTCGATCACCACGTCGCGCTTGAACGCCTGGCGGAAATCGGTCGCGAGCTTGGAGGCGAAGGTCACCGCCTCGGGATCGTCGCCATTCACGTGCAGGATCGGCGCCTGCACCGTCTTGGCCACGTCCGACGGATAGGGCGAGGACCGCGCGAATTGCGGGCTGGTGGTGAAGCCGACCTGATTGTTAACGATGAAGTGGATGGTGCCGCCGGTATTGTAGCCGCGCAGGCCGGAAAAGCCGAGGCACTCCGCCACGATGCCCTGGCCGGCAAAGGCCGCGTCGCCATGCATCAGGATCGGCAGCACCTTGTGGCGCTCATTGTCCTTGAGCTTGGTCTGCTTGGCGCGCGCCTTGCCGAGCACCACCGGGTCCACCGCCTCGAGATGCGAGGGATTGGCCGAGAGCGACATATGCACCTTCACGCCCTCGAACTCGCGATCGGTGGAGGTGCCGAGATGATATTTCACGTCGCCCGAGCCGCCGACATCCTCGGGATTGGCCGAGCCGCCCGCGAACTCGCTGAACACCGCGCGATAGGGCTTGCCCATGACGTTGACGAGCACGTTGAGCCGGCCGCGATGCGGCATGCCCAGCACGATCTCGTTCACGCCGGCGAGGCCGCCATATTTGATCACCGCTTCCAGCGCGGGCAGCGCGCTTTCGCCGCCGTCGAGTCCGAAGCGCTTGGTGCCCACATATTTGCGGCCCAGGAACTTCTCGTACTGCTCGCCCTGGATGACCTTGGACAGGATCGCCTTCTTCCCCTCGGGGGTGAACTGGATATCCTTGTCGCGGCCTTCCATCCGCTCCTGCAGGAAGCGGCGCTCCTCGACATCGCCGATATGCATATATTCGAGGCCGACGCTGCCGCAGTAGTTGCGCCGGAGCACCGCCACGATCTCGCGCACCGTGGCGCGCTCGAACCCGAGCGTGCCGCCGAGGAAGATCGGCCGGTCCAGATCCTGGTCGGTGAAGCCGTGATAGGAGGGCTCGAGATCGGCGGGAACGTCGCGCCGCGCCAGCCCCAGCGGATCGAGCGTCGCGGCAAGATGCCCGCGCACGCGATAG contains:
- a CDS encoding 2-oxoglutarate dehydrogenase E1 component — its product is MGFEGEIELAGVSPSFVEGLYKKWQADKADVDPAWARYFDEIAAAITGPSWARPNWPPSETDPLTAGLDPTQMAPAPKPAKGGKPAAPAAPAAGPANEAAIAAATLDSIRAMMLIRTYRVRGHLAATLDPLGLARRDVPADLEPSYHGFTDQDLDRPIFLGGTLGFERATVREIVAVLRRNYCGSVGLEYMHIGDVEERRFLQERMEGRDKDIQFTPEGKKAILSKVIQGEQYEKFLGRKYVGTKRFGLDGGESALPALEAVIKYGGLAGVNEIVLGMPHRGRLNVLVNVMGKPYRAVFSEFAGGSANPEDVGGSGDVKYHLGTSTDREFEGVKVHMSLSANPSHLEAVDPVVLGKARAKQTKLKDNERHKVLPILMHGDAAFAGQGIVAECLGFSGLRGYNTGGTIHFIVNNQVGFTTSPQFARSSPYPSDVAKTVQAPILHVNGDDPEAVTFASKLATDFRQAFKRDVVIDMWCYRRFGHNEGDEPGFTQPLMYEAIRKHPPVSAVYGARLKEEGVVDQAWIEAEEARYVAELEQEFEAGKSYRPNKADWFEGAWAGLSAPVSVVGPSGTTAVKQDQIDALVPILTGVPDGFTIHKTLARVLDAKKKMFETGEGFDWATAEALAFGTLLQEGYGVRLSGQDSGRGTFSQRHAAWTDQKDGHKYIPLSEVDRKFQVLDSPLSEFGVLGFEYGYAGADPKTLVLWEAQFGDFANGAQVIIDQFIAASEAKWLRANGLVMLLPHGYEGQGPEHSSARLERYLQLCAEDNIQVANCTTPANYFHILRRQMTRDFRKPLIIMTPKSLLRHKAAVSSLADLTGDSRFHRVLFDPKAPAEAEVRRLVLCSGKVAYDLMEARDEAGLGDVAILRVEQIYPFPSDVIVERLRAYPNVETVVWAQEEPKNAGSWFFVESLIEECLGEAGAKTKRPVYAGRKASAATATGLAKRHAAEQQALIAAALGLTDAAPQLAKAS
- the lpdA gene encoding dihydrolipoyl dehydrogenase — its product is MADYDFDVLVIGAGPGGYVAAIRAAQLGLKTACAESRETLGGTCLNVGCIPSKALLHASELFEEAASGKLAKLGIKTEAVLDLDAMHGSRKDAVKGLTGGIEYLFKKNKVEWLKGRAAFTGADSVEVGGRTVRAKNIVIATGSSVTPLPGVTIDQTVVVDSTGALELPKVPEHLVVIGGGVIGLELGSVWKRLGAKVTVVEFLDQLLPGMDAEVRKEAAKIFKKQGLELRLGTKVTGVTVADGRATLTVEPAAGGAAETLTADAVLVAIGRRSNTEGLALEKAGLSTNPKGQIAVDHDFATGVPGIWAIGDVTPGPMLAHKAEDEGIAVAENIAGLTGIVNHDVIPGVVYTMPEIAGVGLTEELARERGAVKVGKFPMLANSRAKTNHEPDGFVKVIADAETDRVLGVWIIASLAGTMIAQAAQAMEFGATSEDIAYTCHAHPTHSEAVKEAAMAVQGKPIHI
- a CDS encoding GH92 family glycosyl hydrolase, which encodes MSALVAALLAAAAPASGSGSTFLAVDPMIGTGGEGHTFPGAVAPFGMVQLSPDTDTSHQIRDAYKWAAGYRYTDPTIQGFSHTHFSGAGHSDLGDVLVMPVSGSIVPLEAGDASRPGSGYRSRFDHRTERAEPGYYAVTLADSKVRAEVTAGLRVGVHRYRFAPGAEAHLVLDLRTSLYDYPGKILWSSLRLHPDGTITGSRQTRGWAPDRQLFFALRTSAPIVGHGFEDREGAIAYKGFQGPGRGRDDVAERSGRALVARLDFGRLAAPLEVKVALSSVDEAGAIANLDSEPGDFDAIRAATRARWEAALDALTLTGPAPLRRSVATAFYHTLIAPSLAGDADGRWRGPDNQVHQARGYDFHSTFSLWDTFRAEHPLLTLVQPPARTAAFVRSLVDSQAVSPFGILPIWQFQGRETWTMIGYHAVPVIADAILKDMPGIDAEAALKAMVASADYAPYGGLGDYMRYGYVPIDREPEAASKTVEYAYDDWTIARVAAKLGHADLARRFTARAGNWRNSFDPATGFVRARLASGAFRTPFDPTAINYGSDYTEGNAWQYSWFVPQDQAALIAAMGGDAATVRKLDAMFDYDNSKLDYSHAEDIAGLIGQYIHGNEPSHHVAYLYDYAGQPWRTQERLAQIVGSQYKPTPDGLAGNDDLGQMSAWLVFTALGFYPVTPGSGEYVIGRPFLDRATLALPNGRRFTMEARHLSAANRYVGSVTLNGRPLARSVIRHADILAGGTLVFTMQKTPNRKWATAPGDRPYSMSSGG
- the odhB gene encoding 2-oxoglutarate dehydrogenase complex dihydrolipoyllysine-residue succinyltransferase; its protein translation is MTTDVKVPTLGESITEATLGQWLKKPGEAVKADEPIASLETDKVAVEVPSPVDGVIGTLVVQEGDTVEVGALIATIEAGGGTSAGQVATGTGTEPRAKAEETVPPPAAEAPKPGTQATAAAYGNHEADPQSGQTLPMSPSVRRAVAEHGLDPAGLSGTGPGGRLTKEDVVKAAQSRPAPAPAAAAATPAAGARREERQRMSRLRKTVASRLKEAQNTAAMLTTFNDVDMSAVMEARAKYKDLFEKKHNVRLGFMGFFVKAACQALRDVPSVNAFIEGDDIVYHDYADISVAVSAPNGLVVPVIRDAHTMSVATIEKTIGDFGKRAKDGTLKMDEMKGGTFTISNGGVFGSLMSTPIINPPQSAVLGLHRIEERPVVRNGQVVVKPMMYLALSYDHRLIDGREAVTFLVALKNAIEDPTRLLIDL